The DNA window GACGACCCGCTGATCGCCATGGCGCTGACCTCCGACACCCAGTCGGCGGCCGACCTGTACAACCTGGCCGATTCACTGCTGGCCCAGCGGCTGCGTCAGGTCAGCGGCGTGTCCTCGGTGGATATCGCCGGTGCCTCCACGCCCGCGGTGCGCGTGGACGTCAACCTGCGCGCGCTCAACGCCATGGGGCTGTCGCCGGACGATCTGCGCAACGCCATGCGCGCGGCCAACGTGCTCTCGCCGACCGGCTTCCTGTCCGACGGCAAGTCGACCATGGCGATCATGGTCAACGACTCGGTACGCAAGGCGGCCGACTTCGCCAACCTGGGCATCTCCAGCCAGAATGGCGTGATCGTGCGGCTCAAGGACGTGGCCAAGGTCTACGACGGGCAGCAGGACGCCTACCAGGCAGCCTGGTTCAACAAGAAGCCCGCGGTGGTGATGTACGTCTACATCCGCAGCGGCGCCAACGTGGTGGCCACCGTCGACCGGATCCGCGCGCAGGTGCCGATGCTGCGCGAGTACCTGCCGCAGGGCACCACCCTGACCCCGTATTACGACCGCACCCCGACCATCCGTGCCTCGCTGCACGAGGTGGAGATCACCTTGCTGATCAGCCTAGCGATGGTGGTGCTGGTGATGGCGCTGTTCCTGCGCCGGCTGGCGCCCACGCTCATCGCCACGGTGACCGTGCCCCTGTCGCTGGCCGGCTCGGCGGTGGTGATGTACGCGCTGGGCTACACACTCAACAACCTGAGCCTGCTGGCCCTGGTGATCGCGATCGGCTTCGTGGTGGATGATGCGATCGTGGTCATCGAGAACATCATGCGCCACCTGGACGAGGGCATGTCGCGGATGGAGGCGGCCATCGCCGGTTCGCGCGAGATCGGCTTCACCATCGTCTCGATCACTGCCTCGCTGATCGCGGTGTTCATCCCGGTGCTGTTCGCCTCGGGAATGATCGGTGCGTTCTTCCGCGAGTTCACCGTGACCCTGGTCGCGGCCATCGCGGTGTCGGCGATCATCTCGCTGACCCTCACACCGACGCTGTGCAGCCGCTTCCTGCAGCCGCATGCGGCCGAAGCGTCAGAATCGCGCATTGGCCGCGTGATCGAGGCCGGGCACCGCGGCATGCTGCGCGTATATACCGCCTGCCTGGATTTCAGCCTGCGCCATGCCCTGCTGCTGTCGCTGACCCCGCTGATCCTGATCGGCCTGACCATCTTCCTGTTCGGCAAGGTCAAGTCCGGCAGCTTCCCGCCGCAGGACACCGGCCTGATCTGGGGCCGGGCGCAGTCCAGTGCGACGGTGTCCTTCGAGGACATGCGCGCGCGCCAGGAGCGCATCACCGACATGCTGCTGGCCGACCCGGCGGTGAAGATCGTCGGCGTGCGCCTGGGCAGTGGTCGCCAGGGCTCCAGCGCGCAGTTCAACATCGAGCTCAAGCGCCATGACGAGGGCCGCAAGGCCACCACCGCCGAGGTCCTGGCGCGGCTCAGCGCCAAGGCCGATCGCTACCCGGACCTGGAACTGCGCCTGCGTGCGGTGCAGGACCTGCCCAGCGATGGCGGCGGCGGCGATCAGGGCGCGCAGTATCAGGTCTCGCTGCAGGGCAACGACCTGGCCGAACTGCAGACCTGGCTGCCCAAGGTCGTGGCCCAGTTGAAGAAGAACCCCAAGTTCCGCGACGTCGGCAGCGATGTGGAAGAAGGCGGCCTGCGCCAGAACATCGTCATCGACCGTGAGAAAGCCGCGCGGCTGGGCATTTCGATCGGTGCCATCGACGGGGCGCTCTACGGCGCCTTCGGCCAGCGCTCGGTCTCCACGATCTATTCCGAGCTCAACCAGTACTCGGTGGTGGTCAACGCGTTGCCCAACCAGACCGCCACGCCCGCCCAGCTCGAGACGGTGATGCTCAAGAGCCGCAGCGGCGAGATGGTGCCGCTGAGTGCGGTGGCCCATCAGGTCGACGGGCTGGCGCCCTCGCAGGTGCGTCACCTCAACCAGTACACGACGATGGATCTGAGCTACAACCTGGCGCCTGGCGTGAGCACGGGCGAAGCCAGCGCGATCATCAAGTCGGTCGTGGATGGCATGCGCATGCCGGGCGATATCAAGATCAGCGAAGGCGGCGGCTGGCAGCGCGACCTGAGCCCCAATTCGATGGGCTTGCTGGTGCTGGCGGCGATCCTGACCGTCTACATCGTGCTGGGCATGCTCTACGAGAACCTGGTCCACCCGGTGACCATCCTGTCCACGCTGCCGGCCGCAGGCGTGGGCGCATTGCTGGCCCTGGTGGTGACCAACACCGAGCTGTCGGTGATCTCGATGATCGCGCTGGTGCTGCTGATCGGCATCGTCAAGAAGAACGCGATCATGATGATCGACTTCGCCCTGGTGGCCCAGCGCGAGCACGGGCTGACCCCGCTGCAGGCCGCGCGCGAGGCCTCGATCGTGCGTTTCCGCCCGATCATGATGACCACCATGGTGGCGTTGCTGGCCGCCGTGCCGATCGCCGTGGGCCTGGGCGAGGGCTCGGAGCTGCGCCGTCCCCTGGGCATCGCGATGATCGGGGGCCTGCTGTTCTCGCAGAGCCTGACCCTGCTGAGCACGCCGGCGCTGTACGTGATCTTCTCCTGCCTGCAGCAGCACTGGCGCAACTGGCGTGCCCGCCGTCGCGAGAAGAAGGCCGCGCGCCGCCGCGCGCGCCTGGCGCGGGCCTGAGTCGCACAGCTGTTCCATCGTCTGCATGTCCAAAGCGGGCAGCGATGCGTGTAACCGCTTTCGTGGAACGGCGGCGCGATTCAGGGCCTGACGCGCCGACAAACGGCATCCGGCTTCAAGAATCTGCAATGCAGGGCGGGCACAATTCCGCAACAGGGGTCGCTTGATACGTCAGGACCAGGCCATGAACGCATGTATCAGCACGCGGCTACCGCGCGTCTTCATCGACATCGAGGCCGAGCAGGATTACTGGCAGGACTGGTATCACAACCTGCCGGGCGCGGCGGCTACGCGCGGCTTCGCCTTCTATTGGCCGGTGATCGGCGCGGTCTACGACATCTACATCAACCATCCTGGCTGGGATTCGGATCGGGCCCAGGCGCGCTATGCGCTGTCCGCGGCGGTCCAGGCCCAGTGCCTGAGCGAGCGCGAGGCCAGCGAGGTGTTCTCGCAGGTCTGGGGCCGGATCAGCGGCGAGCGCCTGGGCCGCGCGGCGCTGGATCGCATGGCGCAGCCATACGCGGCGTAGCGACGCCCGCGGCGAACCCAATGTCCACGACCACGCTGCCGCCCGCGACCAAACCGTAGAGCGGAGCTTGCTCCGCTGGGGCTTTCTGACAACCTGTCCGGAGCGCAGCGGAGCAAGCTCCGCTCTACGGCGGGCCTTC is part of the Pseudoxanthomonas sp. JBR18 genome and encodes:
- a CDS encoding efflux RND transporter permease subunit, producing MTRRVSLSTLFIRRPIGISLLAAGLFVIGLMCYLRLGVAALPTLEIPFIFVQASQSGADASTMASTVTAPLERRLGQVPGVDSMRSNSSEGRSLVFLSFNSSRNVDSAAQDVAAALSAASADLPSGMGTPGFQKANPNDDPLIAMALTSDTQSAADLYNLADSLLAQRLRQVSGVSSVDIAGASTPAVRVDVNLRALNAMGLSPDDLRNAMRAANVLSPTGFLSDGKSTMAIMVNDSVRKAADFANLGISSQNGVIVRLKDVAKVYDGQQDAYQAAWFNKKPAVVMYVYIRSGANVVATVDRIRAQVPMLREYLPQGTTLTPYYDRTPTIRASLHEVEITLLISLAMVVLVMALFLRRLAPTLIATVTVPLSLAGSAVVMYALGYTLNNLSLLALVIAIGFVVDDAIVVIENIMRHLDEGMSRMEAAIAGSREIGFTIVSITASLIAVFIPVLFASGMIGAFFREFTVTLVAAIAVSAIISLTLTPTLCSRFLQPHAAEASESRIGRVIEAGHRGMLRVYTACLDFSLRHALLLSLTPLILIGLTIFLFGKVKSGSFPPQDTGLIWGRAQSSATVSFEDMRARQERITDMLLADPAVKIVGVRLGSGRQGSSAQFNIELKRHDEGRKATTAEVLARLSAKADRYPDLELRLRAVQDLPSDGGGGDQGAQYQVSLQGNDLAELQTWLPKVVAQLKKNPKFRDVGSDVEEGGLRQNIVIDREKAARLGISIGAIDGALYGAFGQRSVSTIYSELNQYSVVVNALPNQTATPAQLETVMLKSRSGEMVPLSAVAHQVDGLAPSQVRHLNQYTTMDLSYNLAPGVSTGEASAIIKSVVDGMRMPGDIKISEGGGWQRDLSPNSMGLLVLAAILTVYIVLGMLYENLVHPVTILSTLPAAGVGALLALVVTNTELSVISMIALVLLIGIVKKNAIMMIDFALVAQREHGLTPLQAAREASIVRFRPIMMTTMVALLAAVPIAVGLGEGSELRRPLGIAMIGGLLFSQSLTLLSTPALYVIFSCLQQHWRNWRARRREKKAARRRARLARA